A genomic window from Synergistaceae bacterium includes:
- a CDS encoding NAD(P)-dependent oxidoreductase gives MKILVTGSAGFICGYLVEDLLERGHEVIGIDNFSKYGPVQKSYDSHPHYRFIEGDAKDTGLMKEIACECDQILAAAAMIGGISYFHHYAYDLLAENDRITASTFDAAIYAYNHGHLKRINVLSSSMVYESAAKFPSAEGEERQCPPPQSTYGFQKLACEYYAQGAREQYGLPCTVIRPFNCVGTGERRALCDSEILSGNVKLAMSHVVPDLVQKVLKGQNPLHILGKGNQVRHYTYGGDLARGIRMCIESEAAVNEDFNLSTPVSTTVLELAEAIWRKIHGDSLPFEYVCDDPFKYDVQKRVPSTEKAERILGFRAETTLDEILDEVIPWIAEQVRLGGI, from the coding sequence ATGAAGATACTTGTTACAGGTTCGGCGGGGTTCATATGCGGCTACCTTGTTGAAGACCTGCTTGAACGCGGGCACGAAGTCATAGGCATCGACAACTTCTCGAAGTACGGTCCTGTCCAGAAATCGTACGACAGCCATCCGCACTACAGGTTCATAGAGGGCGACGCGAAGGACACCGGCCTCATGAAGGAGATTGCCTGCGAGTGCGACCAGATTCTGGCGGCGGCGGCAATGATCGGCGGAATATCGTACTTCCACCACTACGCGTATGACCTCTTGGCCGAGAACGACAGGATAACCGCCTCAACGTTCGACGCGGCGATCTATGCCTACAATCACGGCCATCTGAAGCGCATTAACGTTCTGAGCTCGAGCATGGTCTACGAGTCGGCAGCAAAGTTCCCGAGCGCAGAGGGCGAAGAGAGGCAGTGTCCTCCGCCTCAGAGCACGTACGGCTTCCAGAAGCTGGCCTGCGAGTACTACGCTCAGGGAGCGCGCGAACAGTACGGCCTGCCCTGCACGGTGATTCGTCCGTTCAACTGCGTCGGCACTGGCGAGAGGCGGGCTTTGTGCGACAGCGAGATACTCTCCGGGAACGTGAAGCTGGCCATGAGCCACGTAGTACCTGACCTTGTCCAGAAAGTCCTCAAGGGTCAGAACCCCCTGCACATTCTCGGCAAAGGGAATCAGGTGCGGCATTACACGTACGGCGGGGATTTGGCGCGCGGAATCAGGATGTGCATTGAGAGCGAGGCGGCCGTCAACGAGGACTTCAACCTCTCGACTCCCGTATCAACAACGGTGCTTGAGCTTGCCGAAGCGATATGGCGCAAGATTCACGGGGACAGCCTTCCGTTCGAGTATGTGTGCGACGATCCCTTCAAGTATGACGTTCAGAAGCGCGTTCCGTCGACGGAGAAGGCAGAGAGGATTCTGGGTTTCAGGGCAGAAACGACGCTTGACGAGATTCTCGACGAGGTAATTCCGTGGATAGCAGAGCAGGTCAGGCTCGGGGGAATATAA
- a CDS encoding glycosyltransferase: MPLLSIVIPVYNEGGNIRTCLEAIESRVEREHEILIVYDFDEDNTLPAVRELMPSMPCIRLVRNKYGRGVLNAIKTGLETAGGKYVAVTMADLSDPPEVMNAMIDAAEREDADVVCASRYMKGGRQVGGPFLKGLMSRTAGLTLHWFAGLPTHDATNSFKLYRKSYLESVAVESTGGFELGIELTVKAYRQGRKICEVPTTWTDRTAGESHFKIMKWLPGYLRWYFYAFGRKERRHGA; this comes from the coding sequence ATGCCGCTCCTCAGCATAGTTATTCCCGTCTACAACGAGGGCGGGAACATCAGGACGTGCCTTGAGGCCATAGAAAGCCGCGTTGAACGTGAGCACGAAATACTTATCGTTTACGACTTCGACGAGGACAACACACTTCCGGCAGTACGTGAGCTCATGCCGTCAATGCCCTGCATCCGCCTCGTCAGGAACAAGTACGGGCGCGGAGTCCTCAACGCGATAAAGACCGGCCTTGAGACTGCGGGCGGAAAGTATGTCGCTGTAACGATGGCAGACCTCTCTGACCCGCCGGAAGTCATGAACGCGATGATTGATGCGGCAGAACGTGAGGACGCTGACGTTGTGTGTGCGTCGCGCTACATGAAGGGAGGCCGTCAGGTCGGCGGGCCGTTCCTCAAGGGGCTGATGTCCCGGACTGCGGGGCTGACGCTTCACTGGTTCGCGGGGCTTCCGACGCATGACGCAACCAACAGCTTCAAGCTCTACAGGAAGAGTTATCTTGAGAGTGTTGCGGTTGAGAGCACGGGAGGCTTTGAGCTGGGGATTGAGCTCACGGTGAAGGCATACCGTCAGGGCAGGAAAATCTGTGAAGTTCCCACAACTTGGACGGACAGGACAGCAGGAGAGTCGCACTTCAAGATCATGAAGTGGCTGCCCGGTTACCTGCGCTGGTACTTCTACGCGTTCGGCAGAAAGGAGCGCAGACATGGAGCTTGA
- a CDS encoding class I SAM-dependent methyltransferase has protein sequence MELDRLYSNRFGTAEMKRRNDMWRILCADFFDRYTKPSDDVLDVAAGYCDFINNIASPASGQTRGRRIAVDLNPDVKDHAAEFVEVHNVPAQKLDFLEDSSIDTVFVSNFFEHVRDKEEILKILGEALRVLRDGGKLMILQPNIKYLTGEYWDFFDHYTPLTEKSMCEAISIITDGGGGHFILRTVLDKFMPYTTKSRLPQYGWMIKLYCHCPLAWKVLGKQMFIVASKEVCR, from the coding sequence ATGGAGCTTGACAGGCTGTACTCAAACCGTTTCGGCACTGCAGAAATGAAGCGGCGAAACGATATGTGGCGTATTCTGTGCGCTGACTTCTTCGACAGGTACACCAAGCCTTCCGACGATGTCCTTGACGTTGCTGCAGGTTACTGCGACTTCATCAACAACATAGCTTCTCCAGCCTCAGGGCAGACGCGCGGCAGAAGGATAGCCGTTGACCTCAACCCTGACGTGAAAGACCACGCGGCAGAGTTTGTCGAGGTACACAACGTTCCTGCACAGAAGCTGGACTTCCTCGAGGATTCGAGCATCGACACGGTATTCGTGAGCAACTTCTTCGAGCACGTAAGGGACAAGGAAGAGATCCTGAAGATTCTCGGCGAGGCTCTGCGTGTCCTTCGGGACGGCGGGAAGCTGATGATACTTCAGCCCAACATCAAGTACCTCACCGGCGAATACTGGGACTTCTTCGACCACTACACTCCACTGACGGAGAAAAGCATGTGCGAAGCTATAAGTATAATTACTGATGGGGGGGGGGGGCACTTCATTTTGAGGACTGTACTCGATAAGTTCATGCCCTACACAACGAAGAGCAGGCTTCCGCAGTACGGGTGGATGATAAAGCTGTACTGCCATTGTCCGCTGGCGTGGAAGGTGCTGGGGAAACAGATGTTTATTGTCGCTAGTAAGGAGGTTTGCCGATGA
- a CDS encoding glutamine synthetase III, translating into MNKEYPSLHEIFGSLLFDKRVMKQKLNPDIYEQVIAAMEGRQRLSPEAADIVATAMKDWAVSKGATHWAHWFQPMSELTAEKHQGFTMSDGDGNPMEVFRGKNLAQGEPDASSFPSAGTRSTFEARGYSAWDISSPAFIVPSPKGGTLCIPSVFLSFDGTPLDLKTPLLRALDAVEGRALRLLKTLGQRGVKSVKMTVGAEQEYFLLDRPRAQLRPDIRFCGRTLIGAQPAKDQKLDHHYMGAIHRRVLSYMEDVERDLARLGVSVFARHNEVARCQFEFAHLYSDANRACDQNQILMETMRKLARTHELRLLFHEKPFAGMNGSGKHTNMSLMDSEGRNLLKPSNSHRRNVIFLTFLSALVLGVSKFHSLLQASIATYGNLFRLGGHEAPPSIISVYLGSALTDLIRRLDSSDVSLPEHGTMDLGLAKLPDIIPFDSDRNRTSPLAFTGDKFEFRAPGSSQSIALPVTMFASLWAWGIEQLTGMIETRSAGGTDPIDAALDAAREAFRMGSAVLFEGDAYSKEWQDEARRRGLVEAEDMPGRIDLLLKPENKEMLEKLGVYRAHELENLRDIRMESFATGLEVEAAVLYDMLWEGVLPALSKQLTLERNSMLYFENVDFGDMTPWRDYVGGLGRAKNALIKDANALFELKGRLAGMDARERSGFLLAEIIPLMDSIRAKCDAAELVTSAEIWPYPIYRNLLSLSA; encoded by the coding sequence ATGAATAAAGAATATCCGTCTTTACACGAAATTTTTGGCTCGCTGCTGTTTGATAAGCGCGTGATGAAACAGAAGCTCAACCCCGACATCTACGAGCAGGTCATAGCCGCAATGGAAGGCCGCCAGAGGTTATCGCCCGAAGCCGCAGACATCGTAGCAACAGCCATGAAAGACTGGGCAGTGTCGAAGGGAGCGACGCACTGGGCGCACTGGTTCCAGCCGATGAGCGAACTGACCGCCGAGAAGCATCAGGGCTTCACGATGAGTGATGGGGACGGCAACCCTATGGAGGTCTTCAGGGGCAAGAACCTCGCACAGGGAGAGCCCGACGCATCGAGTTTCCCGAGTGCCGGGACGCGTTCGACGTTCGAGGCACGGGGATATTCTGCGTGGGACATCTCAAGCCCGGCGTTCATCGTTCCTTCGCCGAAAGGAGGGACGCTGTGCATTCCGTCAGTGTTCCTGTCGTTCGACGGCACACCGTTAGACCTGAAGACTCCTCTTCTGCGCGCGCTTGATGCCGTTGAAGGAAGGGCGTTGCGCCTCTTGAAGACACTCGGCCAGCGCGGAGTGAAGAGCGTGAAGATGACCGTAGGTGCGGAGCAGGAGTATTTCCTTCTGGACAGGCCAAGAGCACAGCTGAGACCCGACATAAGATTCTGCGGAAGGACGTTAATCGGTGCACAGCCCGCCAAAGACCAGAAGCTCGACCATCACTACATGGGAGCGATTCACCGCCGAGTGCTGAGCTACATGGAGGACGTTGAACGAGACCTCGCACGGCTGGGAGTGAGTGTGTTCGCGCGGCACAACGAGGTGGCACGCTGCCAGTTCGAGTTCGCGCACCTCTACAGCGACGCAAACAGAGCCTGCGACCAGAACCAGATTCTGATGGAGACGATGAGGAAGCTCGCCCGCACGCATGAACTGCGCCTGCTGTTCCACGAGAAGCCTTTTGCGGGGATGAACGGAAGCGGCAAGCACACGAACATGTCTCTGATGGACAGCGAAGGCCGCAACCTCCTGAAGCCCTCGAACTCGCACAGGCGCAACGTGATATTCTTGACGTTCCTGTCTGCGCTAGTGCTTGGTGTGTCGAAGTTCCACAGCCTGCTTCAGGCCTCGATAGCGACTTACGGCAACCTGTTCCGTCTGGGCGGGCACGAAGCTCCTCCGTCAATCATCAGCGTGTATCTTGGCTCTGCACTCACTGACTTAATCCGCAGGCTCGACAGCTCGGACGTGTCGCTTCCCGAACACGGCACGATGGATCTCGGCTTGGCGAAACTTCCTGACATCATCCCGTTCGACAGCGACAGGAACAGGACATCACCGCTTGCGTTCACGGGCGACAAATTCGAGTTCCGCGCGCCCGGCTCGTCGCAGAGCATAGCCCTTCCCGTAACGATGTTTGCGTCTCTGTGGGCGTGGGGAATCGAGCAGCTCACGGGAATGATTGAGACCCGCAGCGCAGGAGGCACTGACCCGATAGACGCGGCACTTGATGCGGCACGCGAGGCCTTCAGGATGGGCAGCGCAGTTCTCTTCGAGGGAGACGCGTACTCTAAGGAGTGGCAGGACGAAGCACGCAGAAGGGGGCTTGTCGAGGCTGAGGACATGCCGGGCAGGATAGACCTTCTGCTAAAGCCCGAGAACAAGGAGATGCTCGAGAAGCTCGGCGTTTACCGCGCGCACGAGCTCGAGAACCTGAGAGATATCCGCATGGAGAGTTTTGCGACGGGGCTTGAGGTTGAAGCGGCGGTGCTGTACGACATGCTTTGGGAGGGAGTACTTCCGGCACTGTCGAAGCAGCTCACACTTGAGCGTAACTCGATGCTGTACTTTGAGAACGTGGACTTTGGGGACATGACACCGTGGCGGGACTACGTCGGAGGTCTTGGCCGGGCGAAGAACGCGCTCATCAAGGACGCTAATGCACTGTTCGAGCTGAAGGGCAGGCTTGCGGGGATGGATGCGCGAGAGAGAAGCGGTTTCCTGCTTGCGGAGATTATTCCGCTGATGGACAGCATAAGGGCGAAGTGTGATGCGGCGGAACTCGTTACGAGTGCGGAGATCTGGCCGTACCCGATTTATCGTAATCTTTTGTCGCTGAGTGCGTAG